The window GAGAGGCTGCATTAAAGCTTATTAACTGGCTGCCGCCGGTTTGGCTGGAAATACCGGTTATCTATTTTGTGGTGGCCGTGGTTTTTACCTTTGTGATTATTGTCTTGATTTGACAGAAGTATCTCTTGTTTGTCATGCCCAGGGCATAGGGGCGAACCTCTGTGTTCGCCCAAATCCCTCACATGCCCAACTCCCGCAGGATCTGCTCGTTACTGGTCCAATGCTTCTTCACCTTAATCCAGAGTTTGAGCTGAACCTTGCAGTAAAGCAATTTCTCAATTTCCTTGCTTGCAGCCTTACGGATGTCACCCAGCATCTTGCCTTGCTTACCGATAATAATCCCCTTTTGTGATCCCCGTTCCACCAGAATGGTGGCATGAATCTGGACTGGTCCGCCAAAGGGGTCTTCCTTGAACGAGTCTATGAGCACTGCTGTGGAGTAGGGAACCTCCTGCCGGGTACGGAGAAAGATTTTTTCCCGGATCAGCTCTGCCACAATAAAACGTTCTGTTGCATCTGTCGGGATATCATCGGGATAGTATTGCGGTCCTACTGGCAGCTGCCCCACTAAGGTCTGGAGCAGAGTGTCTGTTCCATCACCTTCCAGGGCGGAAATGGGTACAACAGCCTGAAAAGGATGCATGCGTGTGAAGCGTTCCATCATGGGGAGCAATTCTTCTTTGGCCAGCTGATCCACCTTGTTCAGGGCTAGTA is drawn from Candidatus Electrothrix aestuarii and contains these coding sequences:
- the era gene encoding GTPase Era; its protein translation is MNSTLLDHSSPKDHRSGVVAVIGPPNAGKSTLLNRYLEQKIAIVTPLPQTTRNRILGIVTGPDFQMIMLDTPGLHKAKEMINQEMVRIALDTLTEADAVLFLVDAQDLHTLAGNPKKAEKRFAEYKDYFSKIPCPAVLALNKVDQLAKEELLPMMERFTRMHPFQAVVPISALEGDGTDTLLQTLVGQLPVGPQYYPDDIPTDATERFIVAELIREKIFLRTRQEVPYSTAVLIDSFKEDPFGGPVQIHATILVERGSQKGIIIGKQGKMLGDIRKAASKEIEKLLYCKVQLKLWIKVKKHWTSNEQILRELGM